TTTCAATTATTTTTTATATGGTATCCATTATTTTCTATTGTTACACTTCCGTTCAACAATGGATTATCGATACTTCAGGCAGGACAAAATTTTTTAGATTTAATGTACCTGAAAGTAATTGGAATGGGTAGTTTTTTTCTTTTTATATTCTTAAACTATCTTTTTTTCAGACTTGAACTAAAGTATATTGTATATGCAAACATTGCCTCATATGGAATCTCCTCAATATATGGAATAATTAGAGGATGGACTGGATTGAAATTTATGATCAAGGCTAAAACAAAAACAATTTTGGAGCAATTTAATTTTGGCAAATTTAGCTTGCTGACTTTTCTTGGCGGAAACTTACTGAAAAGTTCAGATACATTCATATTAGGTATAATGATGTCTAAAGCAGATGTTGCATTTTATGCAATACCATTGAAACTGATAGAAGTGATAGAAATTCCTATTAGAAGTTTCGTAAATGTAGCATTGCCAAGAATGGCAAAAGCCAGCCGGACTAGTAAAGACGAAGTAAGAGGGATTTTTTATACCTATTCCGGAATATTATCAATGCTATTTCTTCCATTGCTGACACTATTGTTCATTTTTGCAAAACCATTGGTATGGATAGTTGCCGGCGATGCTTATATAGCTGATGGAGTTCCTTCAATAGCTATTTTCAGAATATTTCTTATCTATGGTTTTTTCTTGACTATCGATCGTTTCACAGGAGTTACACTCGATAGTATCAACAAACCAAAGTTTAATTCAATAAAAGTACTTTTGATGGCATCTGTCAATATTATTGGCGATATTATTGCAATATATTATTTCGAATCGCTTCATGCAGTTGCTTTTGTTACAATAATAAATTCAATGCTGGGAGTTTATGTAGGAACTCGATTTTTGAAAAAAGAAATTAATTTAAATATTTTTAAAATCCCGGTAATTGGAATAAAAATTATTAAATCGAAAGGATTAAAACATATATTTAATAAATAATGTAGTAAAATTAGTCTAAATGACTACTATGTAATCTTTCGTTCTTTAAGTATAGAAAAACAAATAAACTAAAAAAAGAGACAAGATTTGAAATAATAACAGATTTTGTAAAACAACAATTAATTCTCAGAAATA
The Bacteroidota bacterium DNA segment above includes these coding regions:
- a CDS encoding oligosaccharide flippase family protein — encoded protein: MIKKLLAIIKNDNFLSLFGQVSFAVLSFGSVSFLARSFSVGDFGEWALYLAAIAFFEMIRFGIIRTPLVRFLAAAETNEEKEELIGSSWILGLIVTVILILIVSLSYLIFEKEISESGFQLFFIWYPLFSIVTLPFNNGLSILQAGQNFLDLMYLKVIGMGSFFLFIFLNYLFFRLELKYIVYANIASYGISSIYGIIRGWTGLKFMIKAKTKTILEQFNFGKFSLLTFLGGNLLKSSDTFILGIMMSKADVAFYAIPLKLIEVIEIPIRSFVNVALPRMAKASRTSKDEVRGIFYTYSGILSMLFLPLLTLLFIFAKPLVWIVAGDAYIADGVPSIAIFRIFLIYGFFLTIDRFTGVTLDSINKPKFNSIKVLLMASVNIIGDIIAIYYFESLHAVAFVTIINSMLGVYVGTRFLKKEINLNIFKIPVIGIKIIKSKGLKHIFNK